A part of Brassica rapa cultivar Chiifu-401-42 chromosome A05, CAAS_Brap_v3.01, whole genome shotgun sequence genomic DNA contains:
- the LOC103867287 gene encoding serine/threonine-protein kinase KIPK2 isoform X2, which produces MESFVGACEIVEEKDVVRLTKHSSRYCNKPALGSSKDMERPVGSMEYDIDQLFQSISIKPSPGRVIGSSSFHHLETSASAGTSRSTSPSKKSAMKKPFPMGGTPRSPRVGPSDSVSLKQALRDLCISKASEMAAQKRLSKSAAASPRVSEADRIKSLYRQVLNESVGRSGLPVDKGKRLVEVSLTPLDDIPSSSQSVPDVLERKPSKFLSGSMGETVLLYKSNNSGSSLSFGSGDFEIEIDEYATSPPPHMVIEDGLVEIDKHVTSLPSCSGSKVDAEEELDKSILSSARVKSEPKAMHSELDNVPSSGAENIKLVNKVKRNIPRPKPRPKRKILVKKKLRVAVASSATKTVENDDTSLEPSASQTLCQKCHCSLTSISENVSVEANQESVASSHLTPIVKSNKETSREADIVIQNKQRRENPTSSEKIIFSLSSKNSSIGNYSSSTSMSEESNLSRFSCGNKPHMSMDVRWEAIKHVKLQCGGSLGLRHFNLLKKLGCGDIGTVYLAELVGTSCLFAIKVMDNEFLARRKKTPRAQAERAILKMLDHPFLPTLYAQFISDNLSCLVMEYCPGGDLHVLRQKQLSRCFSEPAARFYVAEVLLALEYLHMLGVIYRDLKPENILVREDGHIMLTDFDLSLRCEVNPTLLKTTSLAGKDPARVSGHYNTSNCIQPLCIEPSCRVPCFSPRLSSKPRKQRRPDPLTQQFRSLPQLVAEPTEARSNSFVGTHEYLAPEIIKGEGHGAAVDWWTFGVLLYELLYGKTPFKGYDNEETLSNVVFQNLKFPDSPLVSFQAKDLIRRLVMKDPESRLGWEKGAAEIKRHPFFEGLNWALIRCAIPPELPDVYDNGATEATSPKGNSNGYLECKAMGDHLEFELF; this is translated from the exons ATGGAATCGTTTGTTGGTGCTTGTGAAATTGTTGAGGAGAAGGACGTGGTGAGGCTAACCAAACATTCTAGCAGATACTGTAATAAGCCAGCATTGGGATCAAGCAAAGATATGGAGCGTCCTGTAGGTTCTATGGAGTATGACATTGATCAGCTTTTCCAGTCTATATCCATAAAACCATCACCCGGAAGAGTCATAGGCTCTTCCTCTTTCCATCATCTTGAGACTAGCGCAAGCGCTGGAACGAGCAGGAGCACAAGCCCTTCCAAGAAAAGCGCTATGAAAAAGCCATTTCCCATGGGAGGAACCCCAAGATCACCAAGAGTTGGTCCTTCTGATTCAGTTTCGTTAAAGCAGGCCCTGAGAGATCTTTGCATATCAAAGGCCTCAGAGATGGCTGCTCAGAAACGGTTGTCAAAGTCTGCAGCTGCGTCTCCGAGGGTTTCTGAAGCAGACAGGATAAAGAGTCTTTACAGACAAGTTTTGAATGAGTCTGTGGGAAGGTCTGGGCTTCCTGTGGACAAGGGTAAGAGGTTGGTTGAAGTATCTTTGACTCCTTTAGACGACATACCCAGCTCTTCCCAGAGTGTGCCTGATGTCCTTGAGAGAAAGCCTTCTAAGTTCTTGTCTGGATCAATGGGAGAGACTGTGTTGCTGTATAAATCCAACAACTCTGGATCTTCTCTCAGTTTTGGTAGTGGAGATTTTGAGATAGAGATAGATGAGTACGCCACATCCCCTCCTCCTCACATGGTCATTGAAGATGGTTTAGTGGAAATAGACAAACATGTTACCTCTCTGCCTTCATGTTCTGGCAGCAAAGTTGATGCTGAAGAGGAGCTAGACAAGAGCATCCTCTCATCAGCTAGAGTGAAAAGTGAGCCTAAAGCTATGCACTCAGAGCTAGATAACGTACCTAGTTCAGGAGCAGAGAACATCAAACTAGTAAACAAGGTAAAAAGAAACATCCCACGTCCCAAACCACGACCAAAGAGGAAGATTTTGGTTAAGAAGAAGTTGAGAGTCGCTGTAGCTTCTTCTGCTACAAAAACGGTTGAGAATGATGATACTTCCTTAGAGCCTAGTGCAAGCCAAACTCTGTGCCAGAAATGCCACTGTTCCTTAACCAGCATCTCAGAAAACGTCAGTGTTGAAGCAAATCAAGAATCAGTTGCAAGCTCGCATCTCACTCCCATTGTGAAGTCTAATAAAGAGACC AGCAGAGAAGCTGACATTGTCATTCAAAATAAACAACGAAGAGAGAATCCAACTTCCAGCGAAAAGATTATATTCTCTCTGAGCTCAAAGAACAGCAGCATAGGAAACTACAGCAGCAGCACAAGCATGAGCGAGGAGAGCAACCTGAGCAGGTTCAGCTGCGGCAACAAACCTCACATGTCTATGGACGTGAGATGGGAAGCGATCAAGCACGTCAAGTTGCAGTGTGGTGGCTCTTTGGGACTCAGACATTTCAACCTTTTGAAGAAGCTTGGCTGTGGAGATATAGGAACGGTTTATCTCGCTGAGCTGGTAGGTACGAGTTGCTTGTTTGCTATAAAGGTCATGGACAACGAGTTCTTGGCCCGGAGGAAGAAGACGCCGAGGGCACAAGCGGAACGTGCGATCTTGAAAATGTTGGACCATCCTTTTCTGCCTACCTTGTATGCGCAGTTCATTTCAGATAATTTGTCATGTCTGGTGATGGAGTATTGTCCCGGTGGTGATCTTCATGTCTTGAGGCAAAAGCAACTTAGTAGGTGCTTCTCCGAACCTGCAGCTAG GTTCTATGTAGCAGAAGTCCTCCTTGCGCTTGAGTACTTACACATGCTGGGAGTTATATACCGTGATTTGAAACCAGAGAACATTCTAGTCCGAGAAGATGGTCACATCATGCTTACAGATTTTGACCTCTCACTCAGATGTGAGGTGAACCCAACTCTTCTCAAAACAACTTCTCTTGCCGGGAAAGATCCTGCAAGGGTGTCTGGTCATTACAACACATCCAACTGCATACAACCTCTATGTATCGAACCATCGTGCCGCGTCCCATGTTTCAGCCCTAGGCTCTCATCAAAACCAAGAAAACAGAGAAGGCCTGATCCTTTGACCCAACAGTTCAGATCATTGCCTCAGCTTGTGGCTGAACCAACCGAAGCAAGATCAAACTCTTTTGTAGGAACACACGAGTACTTGGCGCCGGAGATTATAAAAGGAGAAGGGCATGGTGCTGCGGTAGACTGGTGGACTTTTGGGGTCCTTCTCTATGAGCTTTTATACGGGAAGACACCGTTTAAAGGTTATGACAATGAGGAGACATTGTCCAACGTTGTGTTTCAGAACCTTAAGTTTCCTGATAGCCCTCTTGTGAGCTTCCAGGCAAAGGATTTGATCAGGAGGTTGGTGATGAAGGATCCGGAGAGCCGTCTCGGGTGGGAGAAAGGAGCTGCTGAGATCAAGAGGCATCCTTTCTTTGAAGGATTGAACTGGGCTCTCATCCGCTGCGCCATTCCCCCTGAGCTGCCTGATGTATATGACAATGGTGCAACTGAAGCAACCTCTCCTAAAGGGAATAGTAATGGGTATCTTGAATGTAAAGCCATGGGAGATcatcttgagtttgagttgTTTTAG
- the LOC103867287 gene encoding serine/threonine-protein kinase KIPK2 isoform X1 gives MESFVGACEIVEEKDVVRLTKHSSRYCNKPALGSSKDMERPVGSMEYDIDQLFQSISIKPSPGRVIGSSSFHHLETSASAGTSRSTSPSKKSAMKKPFPMGGTPRSPRVGPSDSVSLKQALRDLCISKASEMAAQKRLSKSAAASPRVSEADRIKSLYRQVLNESVGRSGLPVDKGKRLVEVSLTPLDDIPSSSQSVPDVLERKPSKFLSGSMGETVLLYKSNNSGSSLSFGSGDFEIEIDEYATSPPPHMVIEDGLVEIDKHVTSLPSCSGSKVDAEEELDKSILSSARVKSEPKAMHSELDNVPSSGAENIKLVNKVKRNIPRPKPRPKRKILVKKKLRVAVASSATKTVENDDTSLEPSASQTLCQKCHCSLTSISENVSVEANQESVASSHLTPIVKSNKETSKESSNSCEVIDSREADIVIQNKQRRENPTSSEKIIFSLSSKNSSIGNYSSSTSMSEESNLSRFSCGNKPHMSMDVRWEAIKHVKLQCGGSLGLRHFNLLKKLGCGDIGTVYLAELVGTSCLFAIKVMDNEFLARRKKTPRAQAERAILKMLDHPFLPTLYAQFISDNLSCLVMEYCPGGDLHVLRQKQLSRCFSEPAARFYVAEVLLALEYLHMLGVIYRDLKPENILVREDGHIMLTDFDLSLRCEVNPTLLKTTSLAGKDPARVSGHYNTSNCIQPLCIEPSCRVPCFSPRLSSKPRKQRRPDPLTQQFRSLPQLVAEPTEARSNSFVGTHEYLAPEIIKGEGHGAAVDWWTFGVLLYELLYGKTPFKGYDNEETLSNVVFQNLKFPDSPLVSFQAKDLIRRLVMKDPESRLGWEKGAAEIKRHPFFEGLNWALIRCAIPPELPDVYDNGATEATSPKGNSNGYLECKAMGDHLEFELF, from the exons ATGGAATCGTTTGTTGGTGCTTGTGAAATTGTTGAGGAGAAGGACGTGGTGAGGCTAACCAAACATTCTAGCAGATACTGTAATAAGCCAGCATTGGGATCAAGCAAAGATATGGAGCGTCCTGTAGGTTCTATGGAGTATGACATTGATCAGCTTTTCCAGTCTATATCCATAAAACCATCACCCGGAAGAGTCATAGGCTCTTCCTCTTTCCATCATCTTGAGACTAGCGCAAGCGCTGGAACGAGCAGGAGCACAAGCCCTTCCAAGAAAAGCGCTATGAAAAAGCCATTTCCCATGGGAGGAACCCCAAGATCACCAAGAGTTGGTCCTTCTGATTCAGTTTCGTTAAAGCAGGCCCTGAGAGATCTTTGCATATCAAAGGCCTCAGAGATGGCTGCTCAGAAACGGTTGTCAAAGTCTGCAGCTGCGTCTCCGAGGGTTTCTGAAGCAGACAGGATAAAGAGTCTTTACAGACAAGTTTTGAATGAGTCTGTGGGAAGGTCTGGGCTTCCTGTGGACAAGGGTAAGAGGTTGGTTGAAGTATCTTTGACTCCTTTAGACGACATACCCAGCTCTTCCCAGAGTGTGCCTGATGTCCTTGAGAGAAAGCCTTCTAAGTTCTTGTCTGGATCAATGGGAGAGACTGTGTTGCTGTATAAATCCAACAACTCTGGATCTTCTCTCAGTTTTGGTAGTGGAGATTTTGAGATAGAGATAGATGAGTACGCCACATCCCCTCCTCCTCACATGGTCATTGAAGATGGTTTAGTGGAAATAGACAAACATGTTACCTCTCTGCCTTCATGTTCTGGCAGCAAAGTTGATGCTGAAGAGGAGCTAGACAAGAGCATCCTCTCATCAGCTAGAGTGAAAAGTGAGCCTAAAGCTATGCACTCAGAGCTAGATAACGTACCTAGTTCAGGAGCAGAGAACATCAAACTAGTAAACAAGGTAAAAAGAAACATCCCACGTCCCAAACCACGACCAAAGAGGAAGATTTTGGTTAAGAAGAAGTTGAGAGTCGCTGTAGCTTCTTCTGCTACAAAAACGGTTGAGAATGATGATACTTCCTTAGAGCCTAGTGCAAGCCAAACTCTGTGCCAGAAATGCCACTGTTCCTTAACCAGCATCTCAGAAAACGTCAGTGTTGAAGCAAATCAAGAATCAGTTGCAAGCTCGCATCTCACTCCCATTGTGAAGTCTAATAAAGAGACCAGCAAAGAATCCTCCAATTCTTGTGAGGTTATTGATAGCAGAGAAGCTGACATTGTCATTCAAAATAAACAACGAAGAGAGAATCCAACTTCCAGCGAAAAGATTATATTCTCTCTGAGCTCAAAGAACAGCAGCATAGGAAACTACAGCAGCAGCACAAGCATGAGCGAGGAGAGCAACCTGAGCAGGTTCAGCTGCGGCAACAAACCTCACATGTCTATGGACGTGAGATGGGAAGCGATCAAGCACGTCAAGTTGCAGTGTGGTGGCTCTTTGGGACTCAGACATTTCAACCTTTTGAAGAAGCTTGGCTGTGGAGATATAGGAACGGTTTATCTCGCTGAGCTGGTAGGTACGAGTTGCTTGTTTGCTATAAAGGTCATGGACAACGAGTTCTTGGCCCGGAGGAAGAAGACGCCGAGGGCACAAGCGGAACGTGCGATCTTGAAAATGTTGGACCATCCTTTTCTGCCTACCTTGTATGCGCAGTTCATTTCAGATAATTTGTCATGTCTGGTGATGGAGTATTGTCCCGGTGGTGATCTTCATGTCTTGAGGCAAAAGCAACTTAGTAGGTGCTTCTCCGAACCTGCAGCTAG GTTCTATGTAGCAGAAGTCCTCCTTGCGCTTGAGTACTTACACATGCTGGGAGTTATATACCGTGATTTGAAACCAGAGAACATTCTAGTCCGAGAAGATGGTCACATCATGCTTACAGATTTTGACCTCTCACTCAGATGTGAGGTGAACCCAACTCTTCTCAAAACAACTTCTCTTGCCGGGAAAGATCCTGCAAGGGTGTCTGGTCATTACAACACATCCAACTGCATACAACCTCTATGTATCGAACCATCGTGCCGCGTCCCATGTTTCAGCCCTAGGCTCTCATCAAAACCAAGAAAACAGAGAAGGCCTGATCCTTTGACCCAACAGTTCAGATCATTGCCTCAGCTTGTGGCTGAACCAACCGAAGCAAGATCAAACTCTTTTGTAGGAACACACGAGTACTTGGCGCCGGAGATTATAAAAGGAGAAGGGCATGGTGCTGCGGTAGACTGGTGGACTTTTGGGGTCCTTCTCTATGAGCTTTTATACGGGAAGACACCGTTTAAAGGTTATGACAATGAGGAGACATTGTCCAACGTTGTGTTTCAGAACCTTAAGTTTCCTGATAGCCCTCTTGTGAGCTTCCAGGCAAAGGATTTGATCAGGAGGTTGGTGATGAAGGATCCGGAGAGCCGTCTCGGGTGGGAGAAAGGAGCTGCTGAGATCAAGAGGCATCCTTTCTTTGAAGGATTGAACTGGGCTCTCATCCGCTGCGCCATTCCCCCTGAGCTGCCTGATGTATATGACAATGGTGCAACTGAAGCAACCTCTCCTAAAGGGAATAGTAATGGGTATCTTGAATGTAAAGCCATGGGAGATcatcttgagtttgagttgTTTTAG
- the LOC103867294 gene encoding CASP-like protein 4A3 translates to MRSPPSMSPSSISTVKSPPPADTSMAIVAFDNSTTHYSSSSPSPPHALSESDEEERRSSRRSKTPVKEEPFASMAHQTPSPIVVVHNPSVKEFVPPPVATTRKSARVGSGRRTGGGGQRSGAVLAILKRSKREEVVKYSALGFRLSEVVLALISFSVMAADKTKGWSGDSFDRYREYRFCLSVNVVAFVYSAFQACDLAYHLVREKHFINHHLRPLFEFILDQVLAYLLISASTAAVTRVDDWVSNWGKDDFTEMASASIAMSFLAFLAFACSSLISGYNLFNQDSL, encoded by the exons ATGAGATCTCCGCCGTCGATGTCACCGTCTTCCATCTCAACGGTGAAATCTCCACCTCCGGCAGATACTTCAATGGCCATAGTGGCTTTCGATAACTCCACAACTCACTACTCTTCTTCGTCTCCTTCGCCTCCACATGCTCTCAGCGAAtcagatgaagaagagagacgtAGCAGCAGGAGAAGCAAAACTCCGGTAAAGGAAGAACCTTTCGCTTCTATGGCTCATCAAACTCCGTCTCCGATCGTCGTGGTTCACAACCCTTCAGTGAAAGAGTTCGTTCCTCCTCCTGTGGCGACGACGAGGAAGAGTGCTCGCGTTGGCTCCGGGAGAAGAACCGGTGGTGGTGGGCAGCGATCTGGAGCTGTGTTGGCGATTCTGAAGAGGTCGAAGAGGGAAGAAGTTGTGAAGTATTCagctttagggtttaggttaagTGAGGTCGTCTTGGCTTTGATCTCGTTCTCGGTCATGGCGGCTGATAAGACTAAAGGGTGGAGTGGCGATTCTTTTGATCGTTACAGGGAGTACAG GTTTTGTCTGTCGGTGAACGTGGTTGCTTTTGTATATTCAGCTTTTCAAGCATGTGACTTGGCATACCATCTTGTCAGAGAGAAGCACTTCATCAACCACCACCTTCGACCTCTCTTTGAGTTCATCTTAGATCAG GTACTTGCGTATCTGCTTATATCAGCATCAACAGCTGCAGTGACTCGTGTTGATGATTGGGTTTCAAACTGGGGGAAAGATGATTTCACCGAGATGGCGAGTGCCTCTATTGCTATGTCCTTCTTGGCTTTCCTTGCCTTTGCTTGCAGTTCACTCATCTCAGGGTATAACCTCTTCAACCAAGACTCTCTCtga
- the LOC103867295 gene encoding zinc finger A20 and AN1 domain-containing stress-associated protein 4, whose amino-acid sequence MAEEHRCQTPEGHRLCVNNCGFSGSSATMNLCSNCYGDLCLNQQQQQASTKSTVESSLSAASPPSSLEIESISSSSSTAEKQIPLIQTSTEQKQPPQRPNRCTVCRKRVGLTGFMCRCGTTFCGTHRYPEVHGCSYDFKSAGREEIAKANPLVIAAKLQKI is encoded by the coding sequence atggCGGAAGAACATAGATGTCAAACGCCGGAAGGCCACCGTCTCTGCGTTAACAACTGCGGTTTCTCCGGCAGCTCAGCCACCATGAACCTCTGCTCCAATTGCTACGGCGATCTCTGCctcaaccaacaacaacaacaagccTCCACCAAATCAACCGTCGAATCCTCTCTCTCCGCCGCATCTCCTCCGTCGTCTTTGGAGATCGAATCcatctcatcttcttcatcaacgGCGGAGAAACAAATCCCGCTGATTCAGACGTCGACGGAGCAGAAGCAGCCGCCGCAACGGCCTAACCGGTGCACCGTGTGCAGGAAACGGGTCGGGTTGACCGGATTCATGTGCCGGTGCGGGACGACTTTCTGTGGGACCCACAGGTATCCGGAAGTTCACGGATGCTCGTACGATTTCAAATCGGCGGGGCGCGAAGAGATCGCAAAGGCTAATCCTTTGGTCATAGCCGCGAAGCTCCAGAAGATATGA
- the LOC103867791 gene encoding uncharacterized protein LOC103867791 has product MKSSSNTSVSGDLISKKRNGKGSVSSAEPINRTDQPRDSSAKAVSVVSMSKKSNGKAVLCSDVPMRHIGGTGVSSAKTHEVMFFKDVRFGPQEGELRFRLIHFWEARNPIKKVLIGIEMLLIDEQGTVIQGFIPPGRIDTYLPHMIAGSIYRLTNFYGSRSKTVYRVAEPIVAITFSWTSVLSVFEDSSVHFPEDRFRFNGYEEFEAGCDLGGDLYDYVGHIKLVGEQALTAGLVLDEVEIASSRRLMVHVQTHAGPVMKLYLWDKVATDFCEKFKANGNTPSVILVTTVNPKRFGGALTLSSLSSSRVFLDLDVQPTRDYMTWLGSNTDVANRVNPDIVTKAETVTIGDLFSYIKHEGSKVAWFECTATIDDVVHGSPWYYISCGGCKTKATKGHTTLMCKKCGKAEVTGVAEYLTKLSVYDKNDHGFFVLLGDAGRELTGKPASELVERYFEANESVGDDHMVPVPQALIDTIGQTRTFIVKVSKHNLEGKTRSLTVTKVLPLEAAAADGNLEENVIASAVEETLQMGKRVNGSSSEHEGSTDAAVKRSFDGDESEEAKRAKCG; this is encoded by the exons ATGAAATCCAGCAGCAACACCTCTGTTTCCGGCGATCTTATCTCCAAGAAACGAAACGGCAAAGGAAGTGTCTCTTCCGCTGAGCCGATCAACCGTACCGACCAACCCCGTGACTCTTCCGCCAAGGCTGTCTCTGTCGTTTCCATGTCGAAAAAGTCAAACGGCAAGGCTGTTCTGTGCTCTGACGTGCCGATGCGACATATCGGCGGAACCGGTGTTTCCTCCGCCAAAACCCATGAAGTGATGTTCTTCAAAGATGTCAGATTTGGTCCACAAGAAGGCGAGCTAAGGTTTCGTCTGATCCATTTTTGGGAGGCTCGGAACCCAATTAAGAAGGTGCTTATTGGTATAGAGATGCTACTTATTGATGAACAG GGTACTGTGATCCAAGGGTTCATCCCCCCAGGAAGGATTGACACCTATTTGCCACACATGATCGCCGGTTCCATTTACAGACTCACTAATTTTTATGGGTCTAGGAGCAAGACTGTGTACCGGGTTGCTGAACCAATCGTGGCCATCACTTTCTCATGGACCTCTGTCCTCTCTGTTTTTGAGGACAGTTCGGTTCATTTTCCTGAGGACCGGTTCCGATTCAATGGGTATGAAGAGTTTGAAGCAGGCTGTGACCTCGGAGGGGATCTTTATG ATTACGTTGGTCACATCAAACTGGTGGGTGAGCAGGCTCTGACTGCCGGTCTTGTGCTTGATGAAGTCGAGATAGCTTCCTCACGGCGTCTTATGGTTCATGTCCAGACACATGC TGGTCCTGTGATGAAGCTATACCTATGGGACAAGGTTGCTACGGACTTTTGTGAGAAGTTTAAAGCGAATGGAAACACTCCGAGTGTTATTTTGGTGACTACTGTAAACCCAAAACGGTTTGGAG GCGCTCTAACACTCTCCTCCCTATCATCCTCCCGTGTgtttctcgacttggacgttcAACCAACCAGAGATTACATGACTTG GTTGGGATCAAACACAGATGTTGCCAACAGGGTTAATCCCGACATTGTGACCAAGGCAGAGACGGTTACAATAGGAGATCTTTTCTCTTACATCAAGCATGAAGGATCAAAG GTTGCTTGGTTTGAGTGCACAGCCACCATTGATGATGTTGTGCATGGTTCTCCATGGTATTATATTTCATGCGGTGGGTGCAAGACGAAGGCGACAAAGGGGCATACTACGCTCATGTGTAAAAAATGTGGGAAAGCTGAAGTTACCGGTGTTGCAGA GTATCTTACGAAGCTCTCTGTCTATGACAAAAATGACCATGGGTTTTTTGTGCTTCTCGGTGACGCTGGGCGTGAGTTGACTGGGAAGCCAGCATCAGAATTGGTTGAGAGATACTTTGAG GCCAATGAAAGCGTAGGAGATGATCACATGGTTCCGGTGCCACAGGCTCTAATTGATACCATTGGGCAAACTCGCACTTTCATTGTGAAGGTTTCAAAACACAATTTGGAAGGCAAGACCCGATCTTTGACTGTTACAAAGGTGCTCCCTCTTGAAGCTGCAGCAGCTGATGGCAACTTAGAAGAAAATGTGATTGCTTCTGCTGTCGAGGAGACCTTACAGATGGGCAAGCGTGTGAATGGTTCTTCCAGTGAGCATGAGGGATCCACAGATGCAGCGGTGAAAAGGAGTTTTGATGGGGATGAGTCAGAAGAAGCTAAGCGTGCCAAATGTGGCTAG
- the LOC103867296 gene encoding uridine nucleosidase 1 isoform X1, translating to MDSAMEICNGGISNGDVSGLSSKREKLIIDTDPGIDDSMAIMMAFQTLELDILGLTTVFGNVQTQDATRNALLLCEIGGFPDLPVAEGSSEPLKGGIPRVADFVHGKNGLGDVSVPSPCRKKCDKSAAEFLVEKVSEYPGEVTVLALGPLTNLAIAIKRDSSFASKVKKIVILGGAFFSLGNVNPAAEANIYNDPEAADVVFTCGADITVVGINITTQLMLSDDDLLALRESKGKHAKLLSDMCKFYRDWHVKSDGVYGVYLHDPVSFVAVVRPDLFTYKKGVVRVETQGICVGHTLMDQGLKRWNGSNPWVGYSPVSVAWTVDVDGVLEYIKGMLMKP from the exons ATGGATTCTGCTATGGAGATTTGCAACGGTGGGATCTCAAACGGTGACGTTTCGGGTCTATCTTCTAAGCGTGAGAAGCTCATTATCGATACAGACCCAGGCATAG ATGATAGCATGGCGATAATGATGGCGTTTCAAACACTGGAGCTAGATATATTAGGACTCACTACCGTCTTTGGTAATGTCCAAACACAAGACGCTACCCGCAACGCCTTACTCCTC TGTGAGATTGGTGGCTTCCCTGATCTCCCCGTCGCTGAAGGAAGTTCAGAGCCCTTGAAG GGTGGGATTCCACGAGTTGCTGATTTCGTGCACGGTAAAAACGGGCTTGGAGACGTATCTGTTCCTTCTCCTTGTAGAAAGAAATGTGACAAGAGTGCAGCTGAGTTCTTAGTTGAGAAAGTCTCTGAATATCCTGGTGAAGTCACCGTTCTCGCTCTTGGACCTCTAACCAACTTAGCAATA GCCATCAAACGTGATAGTTCATTTGCGAGTAAAGTGAAGAAGATTGTTATACTTGGTGGAGCTTTCTTTTCTTTAGGCAATGTTAATCCTGCAGCTGAGGCTAAT ATATATAATGACCCGGAAGCAGCTGATGTGGTGTTCACGTGTGGAGCTGATATCACTGTTGTTGGGATAAACATCACAACCCAACTTATGCTATCTG ATGATGACCTCTTAGCTCTCCGTGAGTCCAAGGGGAAACACGCTAAGTTACTAAGCGACATGTGCAAATTCTACAGAGATTGGCATGTCAAATCTGATGGTGtttatg GAGTGTACCTTCATGACCCGGTGAGCTTTGTGGCTGTAGTACGGCCTGATCTATTCACATACAAGAAAGGTGTTGTTCGTGTGGAGACTCAAGGAATATGTGTTGGTCACACACTCATGGATCAAGGCCTCAAGAG ATGGAATGGGAGCAATCCATGGGTGGGATACTCACCAGTATCAGTGGCGTGGACGGTAGATGTAGATGGAGTTTTGGAATACATCAAAGGCATGCTGATGAAGCCATAA
- the LOC103867296 gene encoding uridine nucleosidase 1 isoform X2 — translation MAIMMAFQTLELDILGLTTVFGNVQTQDATRNALLLCEIGGFPDLPVAEGSSEPLKGGIPRVADFVHGKNGLGDVSVPSPCRKKCDKSAAEFLVEKVSEYPGEVTVLALGPLTNLAIAIKRDSSFASKVKKIVILGGAFFSLGNVNPAAEANIYNDPEAADVVFTCGADITVVGINITTQLMLSDDDLLALRESKGKHAKLLSDMCKFYRDWHVKSDGVYGVYLHDPVSFVAVVRPDLFTYKKGVVRVETQGICVGHTLMDQGLKRWNGSNPWVGYSPVSVAWTVDVDGVLEYIKGMLMKP, via the exons ATGGCGATAATGATGGCGTTTCAAACACTGGAGCTAGATATATTAGGACTCACTACCGTCTTTGGTAATGTCCAAACACAAGACGCTACCCGCAACGCCTTACTCCTC TGTGAGATTGGTGGCTTCCCTGATCTCCCCGTCGCTGAAGGAAGTTCAGAGCCCTTGAAG GGTGGGATTCCACGAGTTGCTGATTTCGTGCACGGTAAAAACGGGCTTGGAGACGTATCTGTTCCTTCTCCTTGTAGAAAGAAATGTGACAAGAGTGCAGCTGAGTTCTTAGTTGAGAAAGTCTCTGAATATCCTGGTGAAGTCACCGTTCTCGCTCTTGGACCTCTAACCAACTTAGCAATA GCCATCAAACGTGATAGTTCATTTGCGAGTAAAGTGAAGAAGATTGTTATACTTGGTGGAGCTTTCTTTTCTTTAGGCAATGTTAATCCTGCAGCTGAGGCTAAT ATATATAATGACCCGGAAGCAGCTGATGTGGTGTTCACGTGTGGAGCTGATATCACTGTTGTTGGGATAAACATCACAACCCAACTTATGCTATCTG ATGATGACCTCTTAGCTCTCCGTGAGTCCAAGGGGAAACACGCTAAGTTACTAAGCGACATGTGCAAATTCTACAGAGATTGGCATGTCAAATCTGATGGTGtttatg GAGTGTACCTTCATGACCCGGTGAGCTTTGTGGCTGTAGTACGGCCTGATCTATTCACATACAAGAAAGGTGTTGTTCGTGTGGAGACTCAAGGAATATGTGTTGGTCACACACTCATGGATCAAGGCCTCAAGAG ATGGAATGGGAGCAATCCATGGGTGGGATACTCACCAGTATCAGTGGCGTGGACGGTAGATGTAGATGGAGTTTTGGAATACATCAAAGGCATGCTGATGAAGCCATAA